From Salinirubellus salinus, the proteins below share one genomic window:
- a CDS encoding metal ABC transporter permease, whose product MTELLGPLVALLAGVLDPLVLQGGLEALGGPVYDALALVLEGWYRVMDFVYALTGLEMIDPDFRFMHRAILVGLCIGVMAPLIGTFLVHRQLALIGDALAHTAFAGVAVGLFLNGVLELGVSPYLTAVIVAMLAALLIELISEVTDAYNDVSMAIVLSTGFALGTVLISLNAGGLSVGINQYLFGNLSTVSAENAVILLALFAVIVGTVALTRNQLLYVTFDEVAAEVSGIPVRWYNRVMVMLTAMVVVGAMQIMGVILVAAMLVVPVAAASQVSRSFTGSLLTSVVLAELAVLLGIGVSFYGEATAGGVIVLVAVAIYVVAVLVGKLLARRDRETPVSVGAIDTDRTDPTEAD is encoded by the coding sequence ATGACTGAACTGCTCGGCCCCCTCGTGGCGCTCCTCGCGGGGGTGCTCGACCCGCTCGTGTTGCAGGGTGGGCTGGAGGCGCTCGGTGGGCCGGTGTACGATGCGCTGGCGCTCGTGCTCGAGGGCTGGTACCGCGTGATGGACTTCGTCTACGCGCTGACCGGCCTCGAGATGATCGACCCCGACTTCCGGTTCATGCACCGGGCCATCCTCGTCGGCCTGTGTATCGGCGTGATGGCGCCACTCATCGGGACCTTCCTCGTCCACCGCCAGCTCGCCCTCATCGGTGACGCGCTGGCCCACACCGCGTTCGCGGGCGTCGCCGTCGGCCTGTTCCTGAACGGCGTCCTCGAACTCGGCGTCTCGCCGTACCTCACGGCCGTCATCGTGGCGATGCTCGCGGCGCTGCTCATCGAACTCATCTCGGAGGTCACGGACGCCTACAACGACGTCTCGATGGCCATCGTCCTCTCGACGGGGTTCGCGCTCGGGACCGTGCTCATCAGCCTGAACGCCGGTGGCCTCTCGGTCGGCATCAACCAGTACCTGTTCGGTAACCTCTCGACCGTCTCGGCGGAGAACGCCGTCATCCTGCTGGCGCTGTTCGCCGTCATCGTCGGCACCGTCGCGCTGACCCGGAACCAGTTGCTGTACGTCACGTTCGACGAGGTGGCCGCCGAGGTGTCTGGCATCCCCGTCCGCTGGTACAACCGCGTGATGGTGATGCTCACCGCGATGGTCGTCGTCGGCGCGATGCAGATCATGGGCGTCATCCTCGTCGCCGCGATGCTCGTGGTGCCCGTGGCCGCGGCCTCGCAGGTCTCCCGGAGTTTCACCGGGTCGCTCCTGACGAGCGTCGTCCTCGCCGAACTGGCGGTCCTGCTCGGTATCGGCGTCTCGTTCTACGGTGAGGCGACCGCCGGGGGCGTCATCGTCCTCGTCGCCGTCGCCATCTACGTCGTGGCGGTGCTGGTCGGGAAACTACTGGCCCGGCGGGACCGCGAGACGCCGGTGTCGGTGGGTGCCATCGACACGGACCGGACGGACCCGACGGAGGCCGACTGA
- a CDS encoding metal ABC transporter ATP-binding protein encodes MSTEGTPSEAGPGAPVVSVADVAFGYTSVPVVEDVSLDIQPGEYVAVVGPNGSGKSTLMKLVLGLLRPDAGEARLFGEPAHAFDDGARVGYVAQHVSAAKEMPITVREVVRMGRFAHVGFGTLGAEDDAIVDRALKTVGMSGFARRRITQLSGGQRQRAFIARALASEADLLVLDEPTVGVDAESVEAFYDLLRALNDDGITVLLIEHDLSAVAEHAERVVCMNREVYFDGPTDEFVQSDALARAFGTTARFLTAGAPTEADDD; translated from the coding sequence ATGAGCACCGAGGGCACACCTTCCGAGGCCGGTCCCGGCGCGCCGGTGGTCTCCGTCGCGGACGTGGCGTTCGGCTACACGAGCGTCCCCGTCGTCGAGGACGTGAGCCTCGACATCCAGCCCGGCGAGTACGTCGCCGTGGTCGGTCCGAACGGGTCGGGCAAGTCGACGCTCATGAAACTCGTGCTGGGCCTGCTCCGACCGGACGCGGGGGAGGCACGGCTGTTCGGCGAACCCGCCCACGCGTTCGACGACGGCGCGCGGGTCGGCTACGTCGCCCAGCACGTCTCGGCCGCCAAGGAGATGCCCATCACGGTCCGTGAGGTCGTGCGGATGGGGCGGTTCGCCCACGTCGGCTTCGGGACGCTCGGCGCGGAGGACGATGCCATCGTCGACCGGGCGCTGAAGACGGTCGGGATGAGCGGCTTCGCGAGGCGTCGCATCACCCAGCTCTCGGGCGGGCAGCGCCAGCGCGCGTTCATCGCCCGGGCGCTCGCCAGCGAGGCCGACCTCCTCGTGCTCGACGAGCCGACCGTGGGCGTCGACGCGGAGTCCGTGGAGGCGTTCTACGACCTGCTTCGGGCGCTCAACGACGACGGCATCACCGTCCTGCTCATCGAACACGACCTGAGCGCAGTCGCCGAACACGCCGAGCGGGTCGTCTGCATGAACCGCGAGGTGTACTTCGACGGCCCGACCGACGAGTTCGTCCAGAGCGACGCGCTGGCCCGCGCGTTCGGGACCACCGCGCGGTTCCTGACCGCCGGTGCGCCGACGGAGGCCGACGATGACTGA
- a CDS encoding ArsR/SmtB family transcription factor gives MGLLPRRVESERAPESARVLDIEGVEADRAFEALSSETARRILSHIYEQPSTPPEVRDEVGTSLQNVHYHLGRLEEADLIEPAGVGYSEKGNEMTIFAPKSEAVVLFAGHEHDRSRLSRLLGRVLGLYLFLAVAVAAAGSLRELLAPAGPTADSAVSLSAETAGDAGASSADTVAGGAAGLLANPDPLLLFFLGGLVAIVVLTGYWYARGV, from the coding sequence ATGGGACTGTTACCGCGTCGTGTCGAGTCCGAACGCGCACCGGAGTCGGCCCGCGTCCTCGACATCGAAGGGGTAGAAGCCGACCGGGCGTTCGAGGCGCTCTCCAGCGAGACGGCCCGACGTATCCTCTCGCACATCTACGAACAGCCGAGCACGCCGCCGGAGGTCCGCGACGAGGTCGGTACGAGCCTGCAGAACGTCCACTACCACCTCGGGCGACTGGAGGAGGCCGACCTCATCGAGCCGGCCGGCGTCGGCTACTCCGAGAAGGGCAACGAGATGACCATCTTCGCCCCGAAGAGCGAGGCCGTCGTCCTCTTCGCCGGTCACGAACACGACCGTTCGCGGCTCTCTCGACTCCTCGGACGGGTGCTGGGGCTCTACCTCTTCCTCGCCGTGGCAGTCGCGGCCGCGGGGAGCCTGCGGGAACTACTCGCCCCCGCCGGCCCCACGGCCGACTCGGCCGTCTCGCTGTCCGCCGAGACCGCCGGTGACGCGGGCGCCTCGAGCGCCGACACGGTCGCGGGCGGGGCCGCTGGCCTCCTCGCGAACCCCGACCCACTCCTGCTGTTTTTCCTCGGGGGCCTCGTCGCGATCGTCGTGCTGACGGGCTACTGGTACGCGCGAGGCGTGTGA
- a CDS encoding metal-dependent transcriptional regulator — translation MLSAVMEDYIKAIYVIQNETGERVSTSALAEYLDVTPPTVSSMVKKLEERGLVDREEYKGVTLTEDGELVALEILRHHRLLESFLTEQLDYDWADVHEEADRLEHHVSDELARRIAEALGNPGVDPHGDPIPDADLRLPEGEETTRLAEMAVGDRVLVKRIRHQGDEELRYLADAGIRPGVELTVVDVAPFGMMTVETPAGEQSLPDEITRLIEITSAEVEQDASA, via the coding sequence ATGTTGAGCGCCGTCATGGAGGACTACATCAAGGCGATATACGTCATCCAGAACGAGACGGGCGAGCGGGTCTCCACGTCGGCGCTCGCGGAGTACCTCGACGTGACCCCACCGACTGTCTCCTCGATGGTGAAGAAACTCGAGGAGCGCGGCCTCGTCGACCGCGAGGAGTACAAGGGCGTCACGCTCACCGAGGACGGCGAACTCGTCGCGCTGGAGATCCTCCGGCACCACCGGCTGCTGGAGTCGTTCCTCACCGAGCAACTGGACTACGACTGGGCGGACGTCCACGAGGAGGCCGACCGGCTCGAACACCACGTGAGCGACGAGCTCGCGCGGCGCATCGCGGAGGCGCTCGGCAACCCGGGCGTGGACCCGCACGGCGACCCCATCCCCGACGCGGACCTCCGACTGCCCGAGGGCGAGGAGACGACCCGTCTCGCGGAGATGGCGGTGGGCGACCGCGTCCTCGTCAAGCGCATCCGCCACCAGGGCGACGAGGAACTGCGCTACCTCGCGGACGCGGGCATCCGACCGGGCGTCGAACTGACCGTCGTGGACGTGGCCCCGTTCGGGATGATGACCGTGGAGACGCCGGCGGGCGAGCAGTCGCTCCCGGACGAGATCACCCGGCTCATTGAGATCACGAGCGCCGAGGTCGAACAGGACGCCTCGGCCTGA